The proteins below come from a single Paludibacter jiangxiensis genomic window:
- the pafA gene encoding alkaline phosphatase PafA, with the protein MMIKKCLTLPVMLIVTCAMLFAQKSTPAATPLERPKLVVGIVVDQMRWDYLYRFYNKYENGGFKRLLNEGFACQNTMLNYIPSVTAIGHTTIFTGSVPSIHGIAGNDWIDYKTGKSVYCTDDQTENSVGSESKAGKMSPRKLLATTITDELRMATNFQSKVVGVSLKDRASIIPAGHNPTGAFWMDDATGRFITSTYYMKELPAWVNTFNASKPIEKLLANGWNTLLPINEYTESTADDVSWEGTLKGAAKPVFPYDAKKAYELDHGTLRQMPFGNTLTLQFARAAIDGYKLGQEKNCDFLTINCASTDYSGHLVGPNAIEIEDVYLRLDRDLAGFFSYLDQKIGKGNYLVFLTADHGAANAEGFLESNKMPTGFLSKGFDASIGDMLKQKFGGDKLIISVDNFQVYFNKARIDSLNLDFDKIKAATVDFLMQQDGIQYAADQDKISTTSIPAIVKEMMINGYNQQRSGSVVMITKPGWLPYYSKKGTTHSVWNPYDTHIPLIFMGWKIKPGFTTQATHMTDISATVAALLHIQMPNGCIGQPITPICNK; encoded by the coding sequence ATGATGATAAAAAAATGCTTAACGCTACCTGTGATGTTGATCGTTACCTGTGCTATGTTATTTGCACAGAAAAGTACCCCCGCCGCAACTCCGTTAGAACGCCCGAAACTTGTTGTGGGAATTGTTGTTGACCAAATGCGATGGGATTATCTCTACCGCTTTTATAACAAATACGAAAATGGAGGTTTCAAACGCCTGTTAAATGAGGGATTTGCCTGTCAGAACACCATGCTCAACTATATTCCGTCGGTAACAGCAATTGGGCACACCACCATTTTCACCGGCTCAGTTCCATCAATTCATGGTATAGCCGGCAATGACTGGATTGACTACAAAACAGGAAAATCAGTCTATTGCACGGACGATCAGACAGAAAACAGTGTCGGTTCTGAAAGCAAAGCCGGCAAAATGTCCCCCCGCAAACTATTAGCCACAACCATTACAGACGAACTGCGCATGGCTACCAATTTCCAATCGAAAGTGGTTGGGGTTTCTCTCAAAGACCGGGCATCTATCATTCCGGCAGGACATAACCCTACCGGGGCTTTCTGGATGGATGACGCAACAGGCCGCTTTATCACAAGCACTTATTACATGAAGGAATTACCTGCTTGGGTTAATACTTTCAACGCATCAAAACCCATTGAAAAATTGCTTGCTAACGGATGGAACACACTGCTACCGATCAACGAATACACCGAAAGCACCGCCGACGACGTTTCATGGGAAGGTACCCTGAAAGGAGCCGCTAAACCCGTATTCCCTTACGATGCAAAAAAAGCCTATGAACTCGATCACGGAACATTGCGCCAGATGCCTTTCGGCAACACTCTCACACTTCAGTTTGCACGTGCTGCAATTGACGGCTATAAACTGGGGCAAGAAAAAAACTGTGACTTTTTAACCATAAACTGTGCATCTACTGACTATTCCGGTCATCTGGTAGGCCCCAATGCTATCGAAATCGAAGATGTTTATCTCCGACTTGACCGCGACCTTGCCGGTTTCTTTTCCTATCTTGATCAAAAAATCGGCAAAGGCAACTATCTTGTATTTCTCACTGCGGATCACGGTGCTGCAAACGCAGAGGGTTTTCTGGAATCAAATAAAATGCCAACAGGATTTCTCTCAAAAGGTTTTGATGCTTCTATCGGAGACATGTTAAAACAAAAATTCGGCGGAGACAAACTGATTATTTCCGTAGATAACTTTCAGGTATATTTCAACAAAGCACGTATCGATAGTCTCAACCTGGATTTTGATAAAATCAAAGCCGCTACAGTAGATTTTCTGATGCAACAGGATGGCATTCAGTATGCTGCCGATCAGGATAAGATTTCCACAACCTCCATCCCTGCGATTGTAAAAGAGATGATGATAAATGGTTATAACCAACAACGAAGTGGTTCGGTCGTTATGATCACCAAACCCGGATGGCTCCCCTACTATTCAAAAAAGGGGACAACACACAGCGTCTGGAATCCATATGACACCCATATACCACTTATATTTATGGGATGGAAAATAAAACCCGGTTTTACCACCCAAGCCACACATATGACTGACATTTCGGCCACAGTTGCTGCTCTGCTTCACATACAAATGCCTAACGGGTGCATTGGACAACCCATAACACCCATCTGCAACAAATAA
- a CDS encoding glycoside hydrolase family 88/105 protein, with amino-acid sequence MKRIFLISLSFLLTITVFAQTRTMYLNWAANVAQSDMKRNPEGWMIDFNKTPKWDYCQGLMCSALLKLNALTKDKTYYDYVLKFGDYMVDNDGNVLTYKASENSLDRINGAKFIFTLYDKTLKLKYYKAIEAFRAQLKTHPRTSEGGFWHKAIYPNQMWLDGIYMASPFLAEYAKRFNEKETFDDVAKQILLIAKHTYDPKTGLYYHAWDESKTQEWADKITGCSPNFWSRSIGWYMMAIVDVLDYLPLNHPQRPAIKRIFSNLTKSLLKYQDKTTGLWYQVTDKPGAEGNYLESSSTAMFMYAITKAANKGYIEPSYFAISKKTFNLFIKNATRIDTDGSYNITKACAVAGLGGTPYRSGTYDYYIHEPQRDNDPKVIGPFILWCCQLAMIAK; translated from the coding sequence ATGAAACGAATCTTTTTGATTTCACTATCCTTTCTTTTGACCATCACTGTTTTTGCGCAAACACGCACCATGTATCTCAACTGGGCTGCAAACGTGGCTCAATCAGACATGAAACGCAATCCTGAAGGTTGGATGATCGATTTCAACAAAACTCCTAAATGGGACTATTGTCAGGGACTGATGTGTTCTGCTTTATTAAAATTAAATGCCCTCACAAAAGATAAAACCTACTATGACTATGTGCTGAAATTCGGAGACTACATGGTTGACAACGACGGAAATGTTCTCACCTATAAAGCATCAGAAAACAGTCTCGACCGCATCAACGGAGCCAAATTCATCTTTACACTCTACGACAAAACGCTGAAACTAAAATACTACAAAGCCATTGAAGCGTTCCGGGCACAACTCAAGACCCACCCCCGAACAAGCGAAGGTGGATTTTGGCATAAAGCCATATACCCAAATCAAATGTGGCTCGACGGCATCTACATGGCATCGCCTTTTTTAGCTGAATATGCAAAGCGCTTTAATGAGAAAGAAACATTTGATGACGTTGCAAAACAGATCCTTTTAATTGCCAAACACACATACGATCCCAAAACAGGACTTTACTACCATGCCTGGGACGAAAGCAAAACTCAGGAATGGGCAGACAAAATAACAGGCTGCTCTCCCAACTTCTGGAGCCGCAGCATCGGATGGTACATGATGGCCATTGTAGATGTACTGGACTATCTACCGCTGAATCACCCACAACGCCCCGCCATCAAACGCATATTCAGCAATCTGACCAAGAGCTTGTTAAAGTATCAGGACAAAACAACCGGACTGTGGTATCAGGTAACCGACAAACCCGGAGCTGAAGGGAATTATCTGGAAAGTTCTTCTACCGCCATGTTCATGTATGCCATTACCAAAGCGGCTAATAAGGGATATATAGAACCGAGCTATTTTGCCATTTCAAAAAAAACATTTAATCTTTTCATAAAAAATGCCACCCGCATCGACACTGACGGCTCCTACAACATAACCAAGGCCTGTGCTGTTGCCGGACTTGGAGGAACCCCCTATCGTAGCGGAACATATGATTACTACATTCACGAACCCCAACGTGATAACGACCCGAAAGTAATCGGACCTTTCATTCTTTGGTGCTGTCAATTAGCAATGATTGCGAAATAA